Genomic window (Rhizobium brockwellii):
GTCTGCCCGGCCTGCATCGAGCGCATGCAGTGCAATGGCCTCGACCCGGAAAATCCGGCAGACCGCCTGAAAAACGACGAAGCCGTCAACGAGCAGTTTCGCCGCGAGACCAGCGAGGCGCTGTTCGAAGAATTCCCCAATCTCAGGGTGTTCTACAATTGCGGTCATATCCACAAGCACGGGCCGGAGCGTTTCGCGACCTATTCTCACCTCGAACTCGAAAGTCTGCCGACCGGCGGCTGGGGCTACGATCACTTCCCATCCAGCGCCCGTTATGCGGCAACCCTCGGCATGGATTTTGTTGCCCATACCGGCAAGTTCCACACCTCCTGGGGCGAGTTCGGCGGTTTCAAGCATCCGGATGCGCTGGAATATGAATGCGCCCAGATGATTGCGCTCGGTTCTAAATGCCTGGTCGGCGATCAGCTTCATCCGAACGGGGCGATCAACCCCGATACCTATGCTTCGATTGCTCCGGCCTATTATCGCGTCGAGAAGCTCGAACCCTTCCTCGAGGGCGCAAGGCAGGTCTCCGAAATCGCCATCCTCTCGGCCGAACACATGAACCCTTCAGGTGCACGCAACCATCCGAGCGATGATGGCGCTGCGCAGGTGCTGCAGGAGCTGAAACGTCCGTTCGACGTTCTCGATCTATCCGGCCGCTTCGAGCAATATCGGTTGCTGATCCTCCCTGACGAGATCCCCGTTGACGCGGCGCTCGCCGCGCGTCTGAAGTCTTACCTCGCCGGCGGCGGCAGGATCATCGCCTCCTGGCATTCGGGCCTCGACGAAGACGGCAAATTTGCAATCGACTTCGGTATTGAAAGGGGGCCTGCCCCCGTCGCTTTCAGGCCGAGCTATGTGAAGGCGGGCAAGGATCTCGATTCCTCCATGCCGGAGACGGCCTTTGTTTTTTATGAGGAGGCCGAAACGGTTCGCTCTGTCGGTGCAACGATATTGGCAGGGATTTTCCCCTCCTACTTCAACCGCTCCTACAAGCATTTCTGCTCGCACCAGCACGCGCCCGACGATCCGGATGCCGACATGCTCGGCGCGGCCGTGACCGTGAACAAGGGTGCTGCCTATATCGCCTATCCCATCTTCCGGCTCTACCGCGCGATGGGTCAACCTCTCTACAAATATGTCGTTCGCGGGCTCCTCGACCGTCTCGTTCCCAATCCGGCCATGGTCACCGACCTGCCCTCTTCCGGCCGGGCAACGCTGACGCGCCAAATCGAGCACGACCGCCATATCCTGCACCTGCTTTATGGCCCACCGCAAATCCGGGGCAAGGACGTGCGCGGTGATGACGGCTCGACCCGTATCATGGAGATGATCGAGGACATTCCGGCGATCGGCCCCGTCAAGGCCACCGTCCGGCTTCCCGCAAAGCCGAAGCGTGTCTTTGACGCGATGACGGGCGAGGATGTGGCTTGGAATGCCGGCGACGACGGAGCCATCAGCATCACGCTACCGCGCCTGCGTATCCACTGCGCCGTCGTCTTCGAAGGCGGCTGATGCAGGTGCAAGTGATGGGACCGTTGGACGTTGCTCTTGCTGCCGGCGCTACTGGTGGGCAGCGGGGCGCTGGGCTATACGACGGAAAAGTGCCTGATCAGGCACCATTCCCCCTAAATGCGTGCAGGAGCCCACTCGACATGCGACAGACGGACCAAACGGCCGGAAGGAGGCGGGGAGCCACGATTATCGATGTTGCCAGAGTGGCAAACGTCGCAGTCGGCACCGTGTCCCGATATATCAACGGCCAGACCATTCGGCGGTCAAATCGTGAGCAGATCGAGCGAGCGATCCAGGATCTCGGCTATCGGCGCAATGCCGCTGCCGCCTCCATCCGCACCGACCTCACTCATATGATCGGCTTCCTGGTGCCGACTTTCGACGAATTCCACGCGCGCATGCTGGAGCACCTTGCCCATTCGGTGCGCCAGACCGGACGTGCACTTTTGACCTACTGCCACGGCGGAGACCCTCGCGTGGTTGCCGAGGCGCTGGATTTCTTCGCGGCGCAGCGCGTCGATGCGCTGGTCATGGATGGTACCGCGGAGGTCTATGATCGCGTCGACGACCTGATCAAGCACGATATCCCGATCATCTTCTACAACAATGACGTCCGCGGTCTGGCCGCCGACCGGGTGATGGTCGAGAACCAGCGCGCAAGCCATCGCATCGTCAGCCACCTGATCGACCTCGGCCATAGCCGCATCGGCATCCTGACCGGCGACCCGCGCAACTCTTCGGGTATAGAGCGGCTTGCTGGTTACGAGCAGGCGCTGAGCGACAGAGGTATAACAATCGATCCGGCCCTTGCTGCGCGTGGCAACTGGCGCATGGACGGAGGTTACGAGGCCACCAAGCGGCTGATGTCACTCCAAACCCCGCCGACTGCAATCTTTTCCGCCAATTACGGCATGGCAGTCGGGGCGCTCAGCTGGCTCAAGGAAAACGGCCGGCATGTGCCCGAGGATATTTCGCTTGCAAGCTTCGACGACGTGGCCATCTTCCGCCTCTATGAAGCCGGCATCACCGCCGTTGCCCAGCCGGTGGCAAGCATTGCCGAAACGATCACAGACATCCTCGTGGAACGCCTGACAGAACCGTCAGGCGACGCGACGCGCAACGTCATTCTCGAATGCGACATCATCCTGCGAGGCTCGACGCGACGGATCAACTGACGCGTCTGTCCGCCAAGGGATTAAAGGGAGGAAGCTTTGGCCAGCGTAGAATTGCAGCAGATAAACAAGTCCTACGGAAGCTTCCAGGCGATCGCCAACCTCAATCTGAGCATCGAGGATGGCTCCTTCACGGTCTTCGTCGGTCCCTCCGGCTGCGGGAAATCCACCTTGCTGCGGATGATCGCGGGTCTCGAAAAGATCACCGCAGGAGAACTGCAGATCGACGGCCGGCGCATGAACGACGCTGACCCGATCGAGCGCGGTGTTGCCATGGTCTTCCAGAACTACGCCCTCTATCCGCACATGACCGTCGAGCAAAATATCGGCTTCTCGCTGCGTATGGCTGGCATGGGCAAGGTCGAGATCGAGCGCAGTGTCGCTGCCGCCGTAACGACGCTGCAGATCGAGCCGCTGATGAAGCGCAAGCCCGCGCAACTTTCCGGCGGCCAGCGCCAGCGTGTCGCCATTGGCCGCGCGATCGTGCGCAACCCGGCCGTCTTCCTGTTCGATGAGCCGTTGTCGAACCTCGACGCAGAGCTCAGGGTCTCCATGCGCGTGGAGATTGCCAAGCTGCACCGTCGCATCGGCGCAACGATGATCTATGTCACCCACGATCAGACGGAAGCGATGACGCTTGCCGACAAGATTGTCGTGATGCGAGCGGGTAAAATCGAGCAGATAGGCACTCCGGACACGCTCTATGCGGATCCGGACAATCTCTTCGTTGCCGGTTTCATAGGCTCGCCGCGGATGAATTTCCTGGATGGGACGCTCGGAGCTGATGGCCTAGTCAGGCTCGAATGCGGCGCGGTCTTCAGACCAGGCCCTGTACATGCGGCGGGCGACATTACGGTCAAACTCGGTATTCGGCCGGAACATTTCGTCGGACGCGACGACGCCGGTGGTGCGATCGATCTTAAGGTCGATGTGGTTGAGAACCTCGGCGGAACACGCTTCATCTACGGCACGGCGAATTCGGGACAACCGGTGATCGTGGAGGATCGCTCCGACACGGCCCGTCGCCCCGGAGACACCGTCACAGCCGGTTTTCCTGCAAGCAGAGCGCTGCTCTTCGGCGCAGACGGCCAGCGCATTCGCCAAGCCCGGCGTGCAAACGGCATTCCGGCGGAGTGACCATGGCAGACGATCTTCTCTGGTACGATGCTCCGGCCCGGCTGTGGACGGATGCTCTGCCGCTCGGCAATGGTCGGCTCGGGGCCATGGTTTTCGGCGACCCGCTTTGCGAGCGGCTGCAGATCAACGAATCCACTTTCTGGGCCGGCGGCCCTTATCAGCCGGTCAATCCGGATGCTTTCAGACATCTGGCATCGGTGCGGCAGCTGGTCTTCGACGGCGGTTATGCGGAAGCGGAGGCGATGGCCGAAAAACACCTGATGGCGGAGCCGATCAAGCAGATGTCCTACCAGCCGGTCGGCGATCTCCACATTGAATTTGCTCACGCCGAAGGCGTCTCTCACTATCGACGCGCGCTCGATCTCGAAACCGCAACGGCGACCGTCTCCTATGTTGCGGACGGAGTCGCCTTTTTGCGCGAATCCTTCATATCACCGGTCGACGGCGTGCTGGTTCTGCGACTATCGGCCGACCGGAAGGCTGCGATCAATTGCCGGATATGGCTGAACAGCCCGCAGCACGGGGAGGCGAGTGGCAGCGAGGGTTCACTGATTTTTTCCGGGACAGGAAAACCGGAGTCCGGCATTACCGCTGCTCTGCACTTCGCCTTCGGCATTAGGCTTATCAACAGCGGAGGAGTGGTCGGCGGGTCGGCCGAAGCCCTGTCGGTCGAAGCAGCCGACGAAGTGCTGCTCCTCCTCGATGCCGCAACAAGCTTCAAGCGGTACGACGACGTGTCCGGGAATCCCCGTGCTGACATCGCCGCGAGGCTTGGGCAGGCCCATCACCGTGGTTTCGCGCCGATGCGTCGCGATCATGTCAAAGAACATCAAAGATTATTCCGCGCCTTCGCCATCGATCTCGGCTCGACCGCGGCGGCATCCCTGCCGACCGATCGCCGCATCGCTGACTTCGCCGGCGGCAAGGATCCCGCATTGGCTGCGCTTTATGTGCAGTTCGGCCGCTATCTGATGATTGCTTCGTCGCGTCCCGGTACCCAGCCGGCCAATCTCCAGGGCATCTGGAACGCAGAAACCGATCCGCCCTGGGGCAGCAAATATACCGCCAACATCAATCTCCAAATGAACTACTGGCTGCCGGCGCCCGCCAATCTGCCCGAGTGTATTCAGCCGCTTGTCGCAATGGTGGAGGAGCTTGCCGAGACGGGCAGCGTGGTCGCCCACAGGCATTATCGCGCCCGCGGTTGGGTGATGCACCATAACACCGACCTTTGGCGAGCCGCGGGACCGATCGACGGCGCCAAATGGGGCCTCTGGCCCACAGGCGGCGCCTGGCTGATGGCACACCTGCTTGATCTGTGCGACTACCTCGATGACCCGGAGGCGATGCGGCGTAGGCTATTTCCTGTTGCGAAAGGGGCCGCGCAATTCCTCTTCGATGTCCTCGTCCCGCTTCCAGGTACGGACTATCTGGTGACGAACCCTTCTCTGTCTCCCGAAAACGTACATCCGCACGACGCTTCGATCTGCGCCGGTCCGGCAATGGACCGCCAGCTCATCCGGGACTTTCTGGGCCTGCTTCGTCCCCTTGCAGCCTCCATGGCCGGCGAAGACGATCTCGTCGCGGACGTCGATCGTGTGCTGCTTCGCATTCCGCCCGACAGGATCGGCTCTGCCGGCCAGTTGCAAGAATGGCTGGAAGATTGGGATATGCAGGCGCCCGAAATCCATCACCGCCATGTCTCGCATCTCTACGGTCTCTATCCGAGCTGGCAGATCAATATGGAGGATACGCCGGAGCTCGCCGCCGCCGCCCGCCGCTCCCTCGAAATCCGCGGCGACGATGCGACGGGATGGGGGATCGGCTGGCGCATTAATCTGTGGGCACGGCTTCGAAACGGCAATCATGCTTTTGATGTGCTGAAGCTTCTTCTCACCCCCGAGCGGACCTATAACAACATGTTCGACGCCCATCCTCCGTTCCAGATCGATGGGAATTTCGGTGGCGCGGCCGGCATACTGGAAATGCTGGTTCAGTCTTCTCCGAGGGAAATTCATCTCCTGCCGGCGTTGCCCTACGCGTGGCAGGCAGGGTCTTTGCGCGGTCTGCGTGTTCGCGGTGGTCTGCTGCTGGATATTGACTGGCGCAACGGCATGCCGACGATGGTCACGCTGTCGGCAGTTCGCGCTGCAGTCGCGAAGCTCCGTTTCGGTCAAAGAACATGGGACGTCGATCTGCGAGCCGGTGAACGTCTTGTGCTCGACGCCATCGATGGGTTTTCCAAGGGAACGACGGGCAGCAGATAGCCTCCAGAAGCAGTCTATGACGATAGCAATGCCTGCGAGCCCTCCACATCGGCTGTTCCGGGAAGCGCTGCCGGCGTAGCTCTGAGGTCGCGCTCGTCGAAACGCCCGCAAGAAACTGCTTGACCGGTTCGAAATTCAAACGGATCGGTTGGGTTCATGCCGCCGCGTGCCATCCATCGCGGATATGACGGTGGCCTTCGCGATAGACCGCTTCCGGTGTCTCGGAAAAGTCGCGCCAGACCTTTGTCGCGGCGGCGAGCTCCTTGAGCGCCCGGCCGAAGGCTTCGATTGTCAGCCATCCGTCGTAGCCGCTCGCCCGTAGTGCCCTGAATGTCTCCGCCCAGGGAATGTTGCCGCGACCGGGTACGCCGCGGTCGTTCTCCGAAATGTGGACATGCACGATGCGGTCACTGTTTCGCGTGAACGCGCCGATGGGATCTGTCTCTTCGATATTGCTGTGGAACGTGTCGTACATGGCGCGGATATGCGGATGTCCGACCGCGTCGATATGGGCCGCAAGATCGTCCATCGTGTTGAACAGGTAGCATTCGAAGCGGTTTAGCGCCTCAAGCCCGATCGTGATGCCATGCTTTGCTGCATGATCGCCGATCGCGCGTTGCGAGGAAACCGAGCGCTTGAGTTCCGCCGCGCTCGGCCCGCTTCCCGAAAATTTGCCGAGCGTCGAATGTAACGGCCCGCTCAGCATCGTCGCGCCGAGCGCATCGCTGCAGTCGATGGCCCATTTCATGTAGTCGATGCCGCGCCTGCGGGTCGCGGCGTCGGCGGCGATCAGGTTCATCTGCGGATCGCCCATGGCGGAAACGGCGGTCCGTTCCAGGCCGATCCGGTCAAGCATGTCTGCCAGCCGGTGGTAGTCGTCGGGTGTGCCGGAAAAGATCGGGATCTCGACACCGTCAAACCCCGTGTCCTTGATATCGCGTAACAGTGCCTCGTGTTTCCGGCCGACACTTGTCGTCCAGAGGAACATGCACATGCCGATCTTCATCTCCCCTCCACTTGGCCTGCGGCCACTCCAAGATGGTTTCAACGCCCTATCACTTTTTCAGATCTGGTCATACCAAACCTTGGAATCTGGTCAAGCCAGTTTATTACACGCTTGGGGTGCCGGATTCGCGCCTAAGCGAGAAAATCAGTATTAAATATCGACGGCCTAAAGAAATATCGACCTTTTGGCCCCGTCTTGCAGAGGGTTAAGAATTGAGCTAGAGCTTTAAAATAACAAGAATTGGCCGAACCAGATTGCCGAAGGTGGCGAGAGTGGCCAACCATAACATGACCTTTTGCCGCCCGATTGGCGGTGGACCGTGCTGCAACTGTCTGGGAGGACCTCATGCATCTTTCGACACATAACTGGATGCGGGCCGAACCGCTCGCCGTCACGCTGAAGCGCATCAAGAAATATGGCTACGAAAGCATCGAGATATCTGGCGAGCCGGCGCAGTACGACGTCAAGGAGACGCGCGCGCTGCTGAAAGAGCACGGCATCCGCTGCTGGGGTGCTGTTACGCTGACGCTCGGCGAACGCAATCTTGCCGCCAGGGATGAAGGCCAGCGCGCCAGGTCAGTGGACTATGTCAAGAGCGTCATCACCATGGTCAGCGAACTCGATGGCGAGATCGTCACCCTCGTGCCGGCCACCGTCGGCAAGGTGGTGCCGGATGGCACCGAGGAGGAAGAGTGGACATGGGTGGTGGACGCTACCAAGGAGTGTTTTGCCCATGCCCTGAAGAGGGGCGTGCGCATTGCCGTCGAGCCGCTCAACCGTTTCGAGACTTATTTCTTCAACCGTGCCGCCCAAGCGCTGGCGCTCGCCGATGCCGTCAGCCCCGAATGCGGGGTTTGCCTTGATGCCTTCCACCTGAACATCGAGGAGGAAGACATGTATGAAGCGATCCGGCTCGCTGGAAAGCGACTGTTCGATTTCCACGTCGCCGATAACAATCGTTTTGCCGCCGGCCTCGGCCAGCTCGACTGGCCGAAGATCATCGGCACGCTGAAGGAGATCGGGTACGACGGCGCCGTCACCAACGAATTCGTCGCTCCGGTCGACCGCACGCCGGCCTCAAAATATCCGGACATGGTCGAGCGCAACCCCGTCGATATTCCCCCGGAGCAACTGAAATTTATCCAGGACCACGGCTCAAGCCTTCTCACTGAGAAGTTCTACGACGATCAGATGCGGATCACTGCCGAGACGATCCTGCCGCTGATCAGGTAACGAACGGAAAGACATATGCCCTGTGGCTCGCGGGCCGTAAGGGGCAGGGGATCCGAGACATGCGCATTAAGACCGTAGAGGCCTGGTGGATCAAAATTCCTATCGAGGCGAGCCGTCAGCACCGCAGCGACTTCGGCCGACTGACGACCTTCGATAGTGCGATCCTGCGGATCGAAACGGACGACGGCATGGTCGGCTGGGGAGAGGGCAAGAACGCCGCCGGCAGTTCGGGCACCTATGGCACGCTGGTACACATGATCAATCACGAGATTGGACCGAAGCTCATTGGCCGCGATCCTGCCGACATCTCCACCATATGGGAGATGCTCTATAACGGTGTACGCCACGAGACGGCGGCGAGTTCGGGTCACGCCATGCCCGAGATCGCGCGGCGCGGTCTTTCCGTCGCGGCGATCAGCGCGGTCGACATAGCGCTCTGGGACATTCTCGGCAAGTCGCTCGGCGTCCCTGTCTGGAAGCTGCTGGGTGGGCGCAAGGCGGACAGGTTGCCCGCCTATGCCTCGGGCGGTTGGGAGAGCGTAGACCGGATCGGCGAACAGCTCCGGTCCTATATCGCGGCCGGTGGTTTCAAGTCAGTCAAGATGCGCGTCGGTGCGATGGATCGTGCGCTGCATGTCTCGGCATCGCGCGTGCGTGCGGCTCGCAAGGCAATCGGCCCC
Coding sequences:
- a CDS encoding alpha-amylase family protein; amino-acid sequence: MPKITNKPLRYRQIHLDFHTSEHIPGIGADFDPDAFVSTLKEAHVDSITIFAKCHHGWSYYPTKVGKPHPQLARPDLLGDMVKALAAADIDSPIYISVQWDELTAREHPEWRAMSASNRYHHDRPADPSAGKQLSPAWHTLCLNHAGLRHYILDQAREVAESYPTQGLFFDIILTPDCVCPACIERMQCNGLDPENPADRLKNDEAVNEQFRRETSEALFEEFPNLRVFYNCGHIHKHGPERFATYSHLELESLPTGGWGYDHFPSSARYAATLGMDFVAHTGKFHTSWGEFGGFKHPDALEYECAQMIALGSKCLVGDQLHPNGAINPDTYASIAPAYYRVEKLEPFLEGARQVSEIAILSAEHMNPSGARNHPSDDGAAQVLQELKRPFDVLDLSGRFEQYRLLILPDEIPVDAALAARLKSYLAGGGRIIASWHSGLDEDGKFAIDFGIERGPAPVAFRPSYVKAGKDLDSSMPETAFVFYEEAETVRSVGATILAGIFPSYFNRSYKHFCSHQHAPDDPDADMLGAAVTVNKGAAYIAYPIFRLYRAMGQPLYKYVVRGLLDRLVPNPAMVTDLPSSGRATLTRQIEHDRHILHLLYGPPQIRGKDVRGDDGSTRIMEMIEDIPAIGPVKATVRLPAKPKRVFDAMTGEDVAWNAGDDGAISITLPRLRIHCAVVFEGG
- a CDS encoding LacI family DNA-binding transcriptional regulator — its product is MRQTDQTAGRRRGATIIDVARVANVAVGTVSRYINGQTIRRSNREQIERAIQDLGYRRNAAAASIRTDLTHMIGFLVPTFDEFHARMLEHLAHSVRQTGRALLTYCHGGDPRVVAEALDFFAAQRVDALVMDGTAEVYDRVDDLIKHDIPIIFYNNDVRGLAADRVMVENQRASHRIVSHLIDLGHSRIGILTGDPRNSSGIERLAGYEQALSDRGITIDPALAARGNWRMDGGYEATKRLMSLQTPPTAIFSANYGMAVGALSWLKENGRHVPEDISLASFDDVAIFRLYEAGITAVAQPVASIAETITDILVERLTEPSGDATRNVILECDIILRGSTRRIN
- a CDS encoding ABC transporter ATP-binding protein — encoded protein: MASVELQQINKSYGSFQAIANLNLSIEDGSFTVFVGPSGCGKSTLLRMIAGLEKITAGELQIDGRRMNDADPIERGVAMVFQNYALYPHMTVEQNIGFSLRMAGMGKVEIERSVAAAVTTLQIEPLMKRKPAQLSGGQRQRVAIGRAIVRNPAVFLFDEPLSNLDAELRVSMRVEIAKLHRRIGATMIYVTHDQTEAMTLADKIVVMRAGKIEQIGTPDTLYADPDNLFVAGFIGSPRMNFLDGTLGADGLVRLECGAVFRPGPVHAAGDITVKLGIRPEHFVGRDDAGGAIDLKVDVVENLGGTRFIYGTANSGQPVIVEDRSDTARRPGDTVTAGFPASRALLFGADGQRIRQARRANGIPAE
- a CDS encoding glycoside hydrolase family 95 protein — protein: MADDLLWYDAPARLWTDALPLGNGRLGAMVFGDPLCERLQINESTFWAGGPYQPVNPDAFRHLASVRQLVFDGGYAEAEAMAEKHLMAEPIKQMSYQPVGDLHIEFAHAEGVSHYRRALDLETATATVSYVADGVAFLRESFISPVDGVLVLRLSADRKAAINCRIWLNSPQHGEASGSEGSLIFSGTGKPESGITAALHFAFGIRLINSGGVVGGSAEALSVEAADEVLLLLDAATSFKRYDDVSGNPRADIAARLGQAHHRGFAPMRRDHVKEHQRLFRAFAIDLGSTAAASLPTDRRIADFAGGKDPALAALYVQFGRYLMIASSRPGTQPANLQGIWNAETDPPWGSKYTANINLQMNYWLPAPANLPECIQPLVAMVEELAETGSVVAHRHYRARGWVMHHNTDLWRAAGPIDGAKWGLWPTGGAWLMAHLLDLCDYLDDPEAMRRRLFPVAKGAAQFLFDVLVPLPGTDYLVTNPSLSPENVHPHDASICAGPAMDRQLIRDFLGLLRPLAASMAGEDDLVADVDRVLLRIPPDRIGSAGQLQEWLEDWDMQAPEIHHRHVSHLYGLYPSWQINMEDTPELAAAARRSLEIRGDDATGWGIGWRINLWARLRNGNHAFDVLKLLLTPERTYNNMFDAHPPFQIDGNFGGAAGILEMLVQSSPREIHLLPALPYAWQAGSLRGLRVRGGLLLDIDWRNGMPTMVTLSAVRAAVAKLRFGQRTWDVDLRAGERLVLDAIDGFSKGTTGSR
- a CDS encoding sugar phosphate isomerase/epimerase family protein, which gives rise to MKIGMCMFLWTTSVGRKHEALLRDIKDTGFDGVEIPIFSGTPDDYHRLADMLDRIGLERTAVSAMGDPQMNLIAADAATRRRGIDYMKWAIDCSDALGATMLSGPLHSTLGKFSGSGPSAAELKRSVSSQRAIGDHAAKHGITIGLEALNRFECYLFNTMDDLAAHIDAVGHPHIRAMYDTFHSNIEETDPIGAFTRNSDRIVHVHISENDRGVPGRGNIPWAETFRALRASGYDGWLTIEAFGRALKELAAATKVWRDFSETPEAVYREGHRHIRDGWHAAA
- a CDS encoding sugar phosphate isomerase/epimerase family protein, with the translated sequence MHLSTHNWMRAEPLAVTLKRIKKYGYESIEISGEPAQYDVKETRALLKEHGIRCWGAVTLTLGERNLAARDEGQRARSVDYVKSVITMVSELDGEIVTLVPATVGKVVPDGTEEEEWTWVVDATKECFAHALKRGVRIAVEPLNRFETYFFNRAAQALALADAVSPECGVCLDAFHLNIEEEDMYEAIRLAGKRLFDFHVADNNRFAAGLGQLDWPKIIGTLKEIGYDGAVTNEFVAPVDRTPASKYPDMVERNPVDIPPEQLKFIQDHGSSLLTEKFYDDQMRITAETILPLIR
- a CDS encoding mandelate racemase/muconate lactonizing enzyme family protein yields the protein MRIKTVEAWWIKIPIEASRQHRSDFGRLTTFDSAILRIETDDGMVGWGEGKNAAGSSGTYGTLVHMINHEIGPKLIGRDPADISTIWEMLYNGVRHETAASSGHAMPEIARRGLSVAAISAVDIALWDILGKSLGVPVWKLLGGRKADRLPAYASGGWESVDRIGEQLRSYIAAGGFKSVKMRVGAMDRALHVSASRVRAARKAIGPDVDLMVDAHGTYTVAEAKRFIQMVADCDLAWFEEPVIADDKPGMAEVRAAGNVPIAAGESEATRFAFRDLAMLRAADIFQPDPAFCGGITEAMRISSLASAFNLRFAPHLWAGAPCFFSGLHLCAASPASFIIEYSLGANPMIHDLVEDTVSVKDGMVEIPDRPGLGFTINQRVLETHAQRQ